GCCGATACGATTCTGTGGTTGTCGGAAGACGTGGACCGGAATTCGGCGACGCGCAAACTGCGCGCGGTCAAAGTGCGCGGTCGAGGCCCGATGCCGGGATTACACACGTTCCGCGTGAGCGCCGCGGGCGTGCAGGTGTTTCCGCGCATCCCCGAGCAGGAGCGCCCGCGCCGCATGGAGCCCGCCGTTCGTCTCGGCACGGGCGTGCCCGGACTCGATGAAATGACCGGCGGCGGCATTCCCGCCGGCTACGTGGTGCTGCTCACGGGGCCGGCGGGCAGCGGCAAGACGACCTTCGCCACGCATTTCGTCGCGCAAGGCTTGGTCGACGGCGAAGCATGCGTCGTCGCCGTGTTCGAGGAGTATCCGGACGCGTATCTGACGCGCGCCAAAACGGTGTCGGCCGATTTGGATCACATGATCGACATCGGGCGGTTGGTCGTCACCTATTTGCGTCCGCTGGATTTGTCCGTCGACGAGATGCTGGCCGAGATCCAGCGTGCCGTGCAGCGCGTCGGCGCCACGCGGGTCGTCATCGACTCGCTGTCCGGCTTCGAGGTGGCCCTCGCGCCGACGTATCGCGCCGACTTTAGAGAATCATTATACCGGCTCGTCGGGGCGCTCACGGTCACGGGGGTGACGGTCCTCATGACGGACGAGGTGATCGATGCGCACCCGGGCGGCCGTTTCACGCAGGAGCGCGTGTCGTTCATCACCGACGACATCCTCGTGCAGCGCTACGTCGAGATCGGCGGCGCGCTGCAAAAGGTCCTGTCGGTGGTGAAGATGCGCGGTAGCGAGCACGCCACCGATTTCCGCACTTATCGGCTCACGGCGACGGGCGCCGTCATCGGCGAGTCGCTCACGCAGTACCACGGAATCACCACCGGCATCCCGACGCTGACAGGATCAGCGCCACTTCACGGCGCCGAACCGGTCGGCGCCTAGGAACGTGTACGCGATGGTGAACGCGCCCTCCGACGACGTGAGGTTCGGCAACTTCCCGTACCGCGCGTCGCGCGTCGATTCGACGAACCGCACGCCGAGCGCGTGCCCCCCGACGAACCGCACGTTGAAGCCGATGTTGCCGCGGAAGATCGTCTCGGACCCGTGGACGTCGTCGGAGCCCAAGCCGCTCACGTAGTACTCGCGTGCGGCCATATCAAGCATCAGCCGATCGCCGGCAATGAACCGCAGTGTCACGAGCGCTTGCGGCGTCACGCCAAAATGGTAGTCGCGAATGGCGGCGTTGGTCGGCGTGCTGGGAATGATCGTCGTCGAGCCCGCGGCGCCATACCCCACGCCGCCGAGCGCCGTGCCCTGCATCGCGAGCGCGGGCGTGAGCCAGTACTGGCGCGTCGTGCCGAGCGACGCCGCGGTGCTCGACACACGAAACAGGAACGGCGAGATGTAGTCGTACGTTCCATACACTCCCCACACGCCGCGCGACGTCGGCGTCTCCTTCGTCGGCGCGCCCTTGAGCAGGCCGCGAATCATCACGTTCTCGATGGGGTT
The nucleotide sequence above comes from Gemmatimonadaceae bacterium. Encoded proteins:
- a CDS encoding ATPase domain-containing protein; this encodes MLRYQRQFEFFDAARVPASVRFVNLAVEAASGNLDAVLERVVTEVAASEPAFVAVDSFRTIVGGHRAGELDGSLEMAHFVNRLAQQLTTREVTSFLIGEYSDTEQRQPVFTIADTILWLSEDVDRNSATRKLRAVKVRGRGPMPGLHTFRVSAAGVQVFPRIPEQERPRRMEPAVRLGTGVPGLDEMTGGGIPAGYVVLLTGPAGSGKTTFATHFVAQGLVDGEACVVAVFEEYPDAYLTRAKTVSADLDHMIDIGRLVVTYLRPLDLSVDEMLAEIQRAVQRVGATRVVIDSLSGFEVALAPTYRADFRESLYRLVGALTVTGVTVLMTDEVIDAHPGGRFTQERVSFITDDILVQRYVEIGGALQKVLSVVKMRGSEHATDFRTYRLTATGAVIGESLTQYHGITTGIPTLTGSAPLHGAEPVGA